A genomic stretch from Pontivivens ytuae includes:
- a CDS encoding Lrp/AsnC family transcriptional regulator: protein MLKAGLNARMKEGGRSDLRSEETGLDSIDAAILRELCTDARIPRAELSRRVGLSAPSVADRVRRLEDVGIITGYGARIDPTRLGYSLTILIRARPLPGEMKNMIEAIRETPQIVACDRVSGEDCFVARAHVRDVAEMEAVIDRIVPFGATNSSIVQSSPVEERLIEL from the coding sequence ATGCTCAAGGCTGGTTTGAACGCAAGAATGAAGGAAGGAGGGCGTTCTGACCTTCGATCCGAAGAAACCGGTCTTGACAGCATCGATGCTGCCATTCTTCGCGAGCTTTGCACGGACGCACGTATCCCCCGTGCCGAGCTATCCCGGCGGGTGGGCCTGTCCGCCCCAAGCGTGGCGGACCGTGTGCGACGTCTTGAAGACGTGGGCATTATCACCGGATACGGCGCTCGCATTGACCCGACTCGCCTTGGCTACAGCCTCACGATCCTGATCCGCGCACGCCCGCTGCCGGGCGAAATGAAGAACATGATCGAAGCTATCCGAGAAACGCCTCAGATCGTGGCGTGCGACCGCGTTTCTGGTGAGGATTGCTTCGTCGCTCGCGCCCACGTCCGCGACGTGGCCGAGATGGAAGCTGTGATCGACCGGATAGTGCCCTTCGGCGCGACAAACTCGTCGATCGTTCAATCTTCACCGGTCGAAGAGCGACTTATCGAACTCTGA
- a CDS encoding TIGR03067 domain-containing protein, with protein sequence MDPISQVDFDQLQGVWSQTYLEADGLIEPPNDEHTAPGAVCVFEGNEFRVIAPDDRLLLKGTFELDATTTPKAITWVDSIGEDAGKELPAIYELTDQTFRFIAADEGEPRPTHFKTVEGLTMRKFVRVE encoded by the coding sequence ATGGATCCGATTAGCCAAGTTGACTTTGATCAACTCCAAGGTGTGTGGTCGCAGACCTATCTTGAGGCGGATGGTCTTATCGAGCCGCCAAATGACGAGCACACAGCACCTGGGGCAGTGTGTGTCTTCGAGGGCAATGAATTTAGGGTCATTGCGCCCGACGACAGGCTGTTGCTCAAGGGAACTTTTGAGCTGGATGCGACAACGACACCGAAAGCGATCACATGGGTTGATTCAATCGGTGAAGACGCAGGGAAAGAACTTCCGGCAATCTATGAGCTAACCGATCAGACTTTCCGCTTCATCGCTGCGGATGAGGGTGAACCTCGTCCGACACATTTCAAAACTGTAGAAGGGTTAACCATGCGCAAGTTCGTTCGCGTGGAATAA
- a CDS encoding putative ABC exporter domain-containing protein, translating into MLRLRGGLRQRLIQLASVRGLLFSLAFVGIIWFLIVSNSSSGAGLFGTAVLDRQAFGEQVLTFMPLSMLGLSLLTVVMTTGPTFHFSPNEINFLFTGPFRRQDLIVYKFVAYVAGVTLSSVFVTILVQPDARSILPVFTATLLTLVFVQLNSAVISMAGHALDSSKFARLRWPTIGLLCAIAVATLVYAWATPDIGVFDLLSEFRHSWVGTIILIPYIVFAELFVASSVSDMALWAFVAMFINAALLRAVIVLDARTTDRSLAENARLSNRWERIKQGGSFWATERTEVRSVRRAPVLDGLGPIAMRQALNALRNSLKLIIVFAGLAACIAPVSSALGAPVTQAQTLMIIYVFIAFILPRNMICDFRGDLSRMEIYKTLPIAPWRICAGQLVVQTLLAYGITLVVIASALVVEESITPQVALVLVAFALPLTFLIYTVENTVHLLFPTKLVAMGRADFEFLGRSIVEFIAKTIFVFAAITASIAVGLAALKIMGTTLVLPGLASWLTLTLIGLLTFVALQYAFRRFAVAETID; encoded by the coding sequence ATGTTGCGACTGCGTGGCGGTCTGCGCCAACGCTTGATTCAGCTAGCAAGCGTGCGTGGCCTTCTGTTTTCTCTCGCGTTCGTGGGGATCATTTGGTTCCTGATCGTTTCAAACAGTTCATCGGGCGCAGGCCTGTTCGGAACCGCGGTTCTGGACCGGCAAGCGTTTGGCGAGCAGGTCCTTACTTTCATGCCGCTCAGCATGCTTGGGCTGTCGCTCCTCACCGTAGTGATGACGACCGGTCCGACGTTTCATTTTTCGCCGAATGAGATCAACTTTCTCTTTACCGGGCCGTTCCGCCGACAGGATCTGATCGTCTACAAGTTCGTGGCCTATGTCGCTGGTGTGACCTTGAGTAGCGTGTTCGTCACGATCCTTGTACAGCCGGACGCAAGGTCGATCCTGCCTGTGTTTACCGCCACGCTCCTGACGCTTGTGTTCGTTCAGTTGAACAGTGCCGTTATCAGCATGGCTGGGCATGCGCTCGACAGCAGTAAGTTCGCAAGGCTACGATGGCCCACTATTGGGTTGCTTTGCGCAATTGCCGTGGCAACCCTGGTTTACGCATGGGCCACGCCCGACATTGGGGTATTCGACCTTCTGTCCGAGTTTCGACACTCGTGGGTTGGGACCATCATCTTGATCCCATACATCGTGTTTGCTGAACTTTTCGTGGCATCTTCGGTTTCAGATATGGCGCTTTGGGCTTTTGTCGCAATGTTCATCAATGCGGCGCTGTTGCGGGCTGTGATCGTGCTTGATGCGCGTACGACTGACCGCTCCCTCGCGGAAAACGCGCGGCTCAGCAACAGATGGGAGCGCATCAAACAAGGGGGATCCTTCTGGGCGACGGAACGGACGGAGGTGCGCTCGGTCCGTCGTGCACCCGTTTTAGACGGCTTAGGGCCTATTGCCATGCGGCAGGCCCTCAACGCATTGCGGAATTCGCTCAAACTAATCATCGTTTTTGCCGGTCTCGCCGCGTGTATTGCGCCGGTGTCATCGGCGCTCGGTGCGCCGGTGACGCAAGCCCAGACTTTGATGATTATCTATGTCTTCATCGCATTCATCCTGCCACGTAACATGATCTGCGATTTTCGTGGTGACCTCAGTCGGATGGAAATCTACAAGACGCTGCCGATTGCGCCCTGGCGTATCTGCGCAGGACAACTTGTGGTTCAAACCTTGTTGGCCTATGGCATTACTCTTGTGGTTATAGCCAGCGCTCTTGTCGTTGAGGAGAGCATCACTCCGCAAGTGGCGCTGGTATTAGTGGCATTTGCGCTTCCTTTGACGTTTCTTATTTATACAGTCGAAAACACAGTGCATCTTCTGTTCCCGACTAAGCTTGTTGCGATGGGACGGGCAGACTTCGAATTTCTTGGTCGCTCAATTGTCGAGTTTATCGCAAAAACGATCTTCGTTTTCGCCGCCATCACCGCATCGATTGCCGTCGGGCTGGCCGCGCTCAAGATCATGGGAACGACGTTGGTGCTGCCTGGATTGGCGAGCTGGCTCACACTGACGTTGATCGGACTTCTGACATTTGTCGCGCTACAATATGCATTCCGGCGCTTCGCAGTCGCAGAAACCATCGATTAA
- a CDS encoding ABC transporter ATP-binding protein, producing the protein MITVTNFSKQYKGFTAVKNLSFSVEPGQILGLLGPNGAGKTTTLRTLCGIIPPSSGSLLVAGHDVARAPIEAKKNLGYIPDDPRLFDTMTVWEHLVFTAAAYKLTDFEEDAEALLASFELTHKRDTLVHNLSRGMRQKVAIACAFLHDPKVILFDEPLTGLDPQGIRGIQQAIRDRARDGAAIIISSHLLSLFENLCTHIMVLNLGECRRFGTMQDLLAEVGHTDSTSALEEVYFSITQASEQSSETAVV; encoded by the coding sequence ATGATTACAGTCACGAACTTCAGCAAGCAGTACAAAGGCTTCACTGCTGTGAAGAATCTCAGTTTTTCGGTCGAACCGGGCCAAATTCTTGGATTGCTCGGGCCGAACGGGGCCGGCAAAACAACGACCCTGCGGACTTTGTGCGGGATTATCCCGCCAAGCTCCGGGAGCCTGCTGGTTGCTGGCCATGACGTTGCCCGTGCGCCCATCGAAGCAAAAAAGAACCTCGGCTACATCCCTGATGATCCAAGACTTTTTGATACCATGACGGTTTGGGAACACCTGGTGTTTACGGCGGCCGCTTACAAACTTACAGACTTCGAAGAGGATGCCGAAGCGCTACTGGCGTCCTTCGAACTCACACACAAGCGGGACACGCTCGTGCACAACCTGTCGCGCGGTATGCGCCAAAAGGTGGCGATCGCTTGTGCCTTTTTGCACGACCCCAAAGTGATCCTGTTCGATGAACCCCTGACCGGCCTGGACCCCCAAGGCATCCGGGGGATTCAACAAGCAATTCGCGACCGCGCGCGGGATGGCGCGGCCATTATCATAAGCTCGCACCTTTTGAGCCTGTTCGAGAACTTGTGCACCCATATCATGGTGCTGAACCTTGGCGAATGCCGCCGGTTTGGCACGATGCAAGACCTGCTAGCCGAGGTCGGCCATACGGACAGCACGTCCGCCCTCGAGGAAGTGTATTTCTCAATCACGCAAGCGTCAGAGCAAAGCTCAGAGACAGCGGTGGTCTAA
- a CDS encoding EamA family transporter, with protein sequence MTDQAPADPAVADAPGAMSRMSEAVPPHAWFGVSAVFHYLGPAFAVLLFPVVGVLGVAWFRIASAALVFAPITKPWRTFKKSSPRERLLLLALGGCLAVMNSSFYLALDRLPISLVAAIEFVGTIGIALWGLRTGRNYLAFAFAITGVALLIDVPSLLAADGPALTSDLLGLFWAVLNGSLFVLYIILGHKISEGGASGGVERLGAAMTAAFIFVMPIGFLQALEAFGAPLLVLAGIGVGICSSVIPYVCDQLAMARLPRASFAFLLALLPATATIIGVIVLRQIPSAVDVLGVALVMIGVAVHKPAPMPAPTDRELQ encoded by the coding sequence ATGACAGATCAAGCTCCTGCAGATCCCGCCGTCGCCGACGCCCCCGGAGCCATGTCGCGCATGTCCGAGGCCGTTCCCCCTCACGCATGGTTCGGCGTCTCCGCTGTTTTTCACTACCTCGGCCCGGCTTTCGCCGTTCTGCTCTTTCCGGTCGTCGGCGTACTTGGCGTTGCCTGGTTCCGCATCGCATCAGCCGCTCTAGTCTTCGCTCCCATCACGAAGCCTTGGCGCACCTTCAAGAAATCGTCGCCCCGCGAACGTCTTCTGCTTCTCGCGCTTGGCGGTTGCCTCGCCGTGATGAACAGCTCCTTCTACCTGGCCCTCGACCGGTTGCCGATCTCACTGGTCGCTGCAATCGAATTCGTCGGCACCATCGGGATCGCCCTCTGGGGTCTCCGGACGGGGCGCAATTATCTTGCTTTCGCCTTCGCCATCACCGGCGTGGCCCTCCTGATCGACGTGCCATCGCTCTTGGCGGCGGATGGACCTGCCCTTACATCTGACCTACTGGGCCTATTCTGGGCGGTTCTTAACGGGTCGCTGTTCGTCCTCTACATCATCCTTGGCCACAAGATTTCCGAAGGTGGTGCTTCAGGTGGCGTGGAGCGTCTCGGCGCAGCCATGACAGCGGCCTTCATCTTTGTGATGCCTATCGGGTTCCTACAGGCTCTCGAAGCCTTCGGGGCACCGCTTCTGGTTCTGGCCGGGATTGGCGTCGGTATCTGTTCGTCCGTCATCCCCTATGTCTGCGATCAGCTCGCGATGGCCCGCCTGCCACGCGCGAGCTTCGCGTTCCTGCTCGCGCTTCTGCCTGCAACCGCCACGATCATCGGCGTGATCGTCCTACGCCAGATACCGAGCGCCGTGGATGTCCTCGGCGTTGCCCTCGTCATGATCGGCGTGGCCGTTCACAAACCCGCGCCGATGCCGGCTCCAACAGACCGCGAGCTCCAATAG
- a CDS encoding ABC transporter substrate-binding protein codes for MREATLILLTMLVGAVPMAAAGDDISFVDQFDREIELEGPVERLATIPIPAASMAVAVHGSPDLLVAMHRLSKTAITEGILGDFFPATRDIPSDIVGDGFMPNVEALLSTEPDLVLQWGTRGVEIVAPIEAAGMTVATLRYGTEDDASAWIDMMGLIVGEQARANAILDWRQKALSDIRASTDAIAEDARPRTLYFLRYLSSLRVAGEGTYNDFWIELGGGTNVADELQGFTDVNAEQIMTWDPEVIFLNGFEEELSPEDVYSNPVFADVSAVRDRRVYKLPIGGYRWDPPNQESPLTWTWVTQLLQPGLIETDLRTEIVENYTMLYGQTPSQDDIDSILRIEKNGGSEGYDQFLR; via the coding sequence ATGCGCGAAGCCACTCTGATCCTTCTCACTATGCTTGTTGGAGCCGTGCCCATGGCGGCTGCGGGCGACGACATCTCGTTTGTCGACCAGTTCGATCGTGAGATCGAGCTTGAAGGCCCCGTCGAGCGTTTGGCCACGATCCCGATCCCCGCGGCGTCGATGGCTGTGGCAGTGCACGGCTCTCCCGATCTGCTCGTTGCAATGCACCGTCTTTCGAAGACTGCAATCACGGAAGGTATCCTGGGTGATTTCTTTCCTGCGACGCGCGATATACCGAGCGATATCGTCGGCGATGGCTTCATGCCGAATGTGGAGGCTTTGCTCAGCACGGAGCCAGACCTCGTTCTGCAGTGGGGCACCCGGGGTGTCGAGATCGTCGCTCCAATTGAAGCAGCTGGAATGACCGTAGCAACGCTACGCTACGGTACCGAGGACGACGCTTCAGCATGGATAGACATGATGGGGTTGATCGTTGGTGAGCAGGCGCGTGCAAATGCCATACTCGACTGGCGCCAGAAAGCCCTCAGCGACATCCGAGCGTCTACAGACGCGATCGCTGAGGATGCGCGCCCCCGCACGCTTTACTTCCTGCGATATCTGTCGAGCCTCCGGGTCGCGGGGGAAGGCACATACAACGATTTCTGGATTGAACTTGGCGGCGGCACCAACGTGGCGGATGAACTGCAGGGCTTCACTGACGTGAACGCGGAGCAGATCATGACCTGGGATCCAGAAGTCATCTTCCTCAATGGTTTTGAGGAGGAGCTTTCTCCGGAGGACGTCTACTCCAATCCCGTGTTCGCAGATGTTTCGGCCGTCCGTGATCGGCGGGTCTACAAGTTACCCATCGGTGGGTACCGCTGGGACCCGCCCAATCAGGAGAGCCCGCTCACGTGGACTTGGGTCACTCAGTTGCTGCAGCCCGGTCTGATCGAGACCGATCTCAGGACTGAAATCGTCGAAAACTACACAATGCTGTACGGCCAGACGCCCAGTCAGGATGACATCGACAGCATCCTACGGATCGAGAAGAACGGCGGCAGCGAAGGCTATGACCAGTTCCTTCGTTGA